From Thermococcus sp.:
GAAAAGCCGATGGATAGGAACGTTGACCCCTCCGATAGGGAAAGGAGAAAGCTCAGATACAAGATGGAACTCAAAGAGTTCTTGGAGCTGTGGGACGGCTCCCTTAAGGAGGTTTACATAAGGGGAGGCTACGCCTATCTCACGCAGGAGACCGCCCTCCAGCTCTGGGAGAGGGCCTTCGCGAGGAGGATTGAGAGAGCATCCCGACTGCTCTCAGAGATGAGCGACGAACTGCCCGGATTTTACGAGAAGTTAAGGGAGAAGTTAAGGGAGATTGCCGAGAAGCACTTCAGGGAGAGGCTTGAAAAGCTCGGGAAGGTGGGTGCTCAGCCCCTCCGCTTCGACCTCTTTCCACCCTGCGTTAAGGAAGCCCTGAAGGGAGTCCCAGCCGGCATGAGGAACTATGCAATAACCGTTCTTCTCACGAGCTTCCTGAGCTATGCGAGGATATGTCCCAATCCACCCAGAAAGGACATCCGGGTTAGGGACTGCGTCGAGAGCCTCGACATCATTGAGAGGGAGATACTCCCGGTCATAATCGAGGCGGGAAACAGATGCACGCCACCTCTCTTCGAGGATCAGCCCCACGAGATAAAAAACGTCTGGTACCATCTCGGTTTCGGCCTAACTGACAGGCCAACCCTTGAGGACAGCGGAAACTCTACATGGTACTTCCCGCCAAACTGCGACAAGATAAGGGCCAACGCTCCCTCTCTCTGCAAGCCGGACAAGTACTGCAGGGGGATAAAGAACCCCCTGACCTACTATCTGAGGAAACTGGCAAGGGAGGGCAGGAGAGATGTTGCTGAGGGAAGTGAGTAAGGAGGAGAGGAAGCTCTACTACAAGGGCGAGTGGGACGCTGGCAGGATACCCGACTTCATACTCGACACCCTTGAGCTGAGGGAGTTTGGCTTCGACCACACCGGCGAGGGCCCGAGCGACAGGAAGAATACCTATTCCGACGTTAGGGATCTTGAGGACTATGTTAAAGCGACGGCACCCTACGCGATATACTCCTCCGTTGCCCTCTACGAGAACCCGGAGAGAATGGAGGGCTGGAAGGGTGCCGAGCTCGTGTTCGACATAGACGCCAAAGACCTCCCCCTCAGGCGCTGTCAGAACGAGCATCCGAGCGGTCAAGTATGCCCCATCTGCTTGGAAGACGCCAAGGAGCTCGCGAGGGACACTGTGGTTATCCTGAGGGAGGACTTCGGGTTTGATAACGTCCACATAGTTTATTCGGGTAGGGGCTATCACATCAGGGTTCTCGACGACTGGGCTTTAAGGCTTGACACAAAGGCGAGGGAGAAGATTCTGGCCTATGTAAGTGCCTCAGAGGAGGTTACCTTTGATGATATTCAGAGCAGGAGGATAATGCTGTCCTCTGGCTACTTCAGGGCCTTTCGCCTGCGCTTCGGCTACTTCATAGAGAGGGCCAGCCTAAACCACCTCCTAGGCATAGGGCTGAGAAAAAGCCTCGCCGAGAAACTTCTTGAGGAGGAAACAAGGAGGAAAATCGTCGAGAGCTTTGTTAAGAAGGGCCTCCTTGCCTCTTTCCCGGAGGGCACAGGCTATAAGTCGCTCCTCAGGCTCTTTGGCCTCTCTTCCACCTTCTCAAGGGCATACTTTGACGGTCGCGTTACCGTTGACGTGAAAAGAATCCTCCGCCTTCCTTCGAGCCTCCACTCCAAAGTTGGACTAATCACGACCTACATCGGCTCCAGTGAGAGAAAGCTTGAGCGGTTCAACCCCTTCAGGGATGCTGTTCCAAAGTTCAGAAAAAAGGAAGTCGAGGAGGCCTACAGGGAGTGGCTAGAGGAGCATGGTCAATGAGGGGAAAGGCCGAGATAGTTGCTTCCATGCTCATCTGGGGAAGCGTTGGGATATTCTCACGCCTTTCAGGGTTAAGTGGTCTTGGGGTGGCGTTTGCCAGGGTTTCGCTCGGCTCGATGGTTCTCCTGCCCGCCCTACTATTTAGGGGGAAGCTCAAGAAAGCATTCGAGACGTTGATGGAGAGAAAACTTTCCGCTCTTCTTCTCGGCCTCGTGCTGGCCCTCAACTGGGTCTTTCTGTTCACGGCCTTCAACAGGACGACCATAGCCAATGCCGTCCTCGTCTATTACCTCTCACCCGTTATGGCAACGCTTATGTCGTGGCGTTTCCTCGGGGAGAGCATAGGAAGAAGGTGGATGCTCATCGGGATGGCCTTTACTGGCTTTCTGATAATAGCCCTCGGCAACGGCTTTGATGTCGGGAGCAAGGACTTTCAGGGGGTAATCCTCGCCCTGATTGCCGGGTTCTTCTACGCCATGATACCGAACCTCGGGAGGGCTATGCGTGACGTTGACGGTGAGGTTCTGACTTTTCTCCAGCTTGCCCTGGCGTCTCTCTTCCTCCTGCCATTTGTCCTGTTCCTCCCCGTTGGAAAGCCAGTTCCCTGGGCGGTTGCCATCTTAGTCCTCGTCCACACAGTTCTGGCCCTCTACATCTACATGGACGGCCTCAAGAAGGTTGAAGTAAACGAGGTTGCCCTCCTCAGCTACCTCGACCCTTTGAGCGCGGTGGTTTATGCCTTTCTGGTCTTTGGGGAAGTTCCAACCCTAGAAACAGCTATAGGTGGAGCTTTAATTCTGCTGGCATCTGCAATGGATGTTGTTCTGGCGAGGGGGCCGTAGCCCGCCTTCTGTATGGAGGGGGCATTCGACTGAGCGGCCTACCACGGGGCTCACACCGGGAACTCATCGCCCCTCCCTCGGCCTTGCACCCCGCGGGACGGCCGTTTCACCGAATCCCCCGGGATAGTCTGCGGGTTAGCTCGGGGCTCTCGCGAGCCCCTTCGCACGCTTCATCCACATCCCCCGGGGGCCGTGTCGTTTCTGCGCCGTTGCCCGGCCTCTCGGCCGGTGCCTTGCGGCACCGCGGCCCCGGTGCGGTGGGCGGAACTTCCTCGGGAGCACCCCGGGAGCCCCCGACCCCCTCGCCAGAGGGGGTTAAGGAATGGATAATAAAAAGGTTTGGTCACTTCTTTGGCAAGGAGTCCCTCTCACGGAACTTCGGAATTCTGGGTTTCCTGAACCTCCCGAGGGGAGAGCGACGCTTTGGTCTTGGTCTCTTGTACTTCTCCCCTCTCCGCCTGTAATACCATACTCCAGCTAAGAAAGCTACCACAAGCAGTAAGAGTATTAGAGCAATCCACGTCGAGCTTTTTCCTCCTTCAGCCCGCTTCTCAGTGCTTGACGTTGTGGACGTTCTTGGGGGCCTTGGACTGGCTGTTGAGGTGGTTGAAGATGTCGGCGCTGGGGTTGTCGCACGAACGCTACCGTTTATGGTGCTTACGTGACCGTTGGCCTTCAAGGCGAAGGAGTAGGAAACGTTACCCGGCGGAATTTGGAAGACCATCTTCAACGTGCTGTTGCCGGGAGGGATTTTGTGGACTATGGAGTCCTTGTAGAGGGTCTTTCCTCCCTCAGAGATACGGTAGGACAACATAGCCTCAACGGTGTCACCGGGATTGAAAATTGAGAGAACAAAGGAAAGCCTGCCGTTGGAATAGTCCGCTTTGAGATTGACTATCTTTGGAGGGGCGATTACCTGGTATTTAACCTCACTGCTCCCCACGAGTCTGTCCCCAAGGAAGAGTCTGACGTGGGCCGTGAGATTGCCCCCGACGTTGGTTGGAAGTGGGAGCTCAAAGACCCCTGTTCCGGGTGAAAGGTTCAGCTCCTTTGAGCTCTTTCCAACGCTCTCGTTTCCTCGAAAGACCTCGACTTCGAGCCTGACCTTGGCCTTTCTCTCCGATAGAATCGTCACGTAGAGCCCGTTCTTTTCATTGGGCTTTACTCTGTCTCTCTGAAGCGAAATGCCCGCGAGCTTAATTCCAACGAGGACTGTGAAGTTCTTGGTGAAGGTGTAGCTTCCTCCCCCTCCAGAGAGGGAATACTTGAGTGTGTACCTGCCTTCAGGATAATGAAGCCCTATCGGAACCGTGAACTTTATCAGAGAATCGCCAGGGGAAACTCTGATGCGCTCTGTTTTTGAGTAATACCTCTTTCCTCCTCTCTCCAGGGAGACGCTCGCGGTTACGGTAACGTTTTTGTGGCCTATGTTGAGGACGTGGGAGTACACCACAACGTTTTCACCAACGAAGGCGTACGAGAACTGGCCCCT
This genomic window contains:
- the priL gene encoding DNA primase large subunit PriL, encoding MKDPFGKDAERLIREEFGDLLTLLQRIPSSMSVEDVLTLIEWVLTSDEPPEELLRRGPLEETKDVFRFYAILGALALSPYGIELELVENALVKLYGRRVEGSDLSETMLKVEEIKPGDVPERDRKILEKPMDRNVDPSDRERRKLRYKMELKEFLELWDGSLKEVYIRGGYAYLTQETALQLWERAFARRIERASRLLSEMSDELPGFYEKLREKLREIAEKHFRERLEKLGKVGAQPLRFDLFPPCVKEALKGVPAGMRNYAITVLLTSFLSYARICPNPPRKDIRVRDCVESLDIIEREILPVIIEAGNRCTPPLFEDQPHEIKNVWYHLGFGLTDRPTLEDSGNSTWYFPPNCDKIRANAPSLCKPDKYCRGIKNPLTYYLRKLAREGRRDVAEGSE
- the priS gene encoding DNA primase catalytic subunit PriS, with amino-acid sequence MLLREVSKEERKLYYKGEWDAGRIPDFILDTLELREFGFDHTGEGPSDRKNTYSDVRDLEDYVKATAPYAIYSSVALYENPERMEGWKGAELVFDIDAKDLPLRRCQNEHPSGQVCPICLEDAKELARDTVVILREDFGFDNVHIVYSGRGYHIRVLDDWALRLDTKAREKILAYVSASEEVTFDDIQSRRIMLSSGYFRAFRLRFGYFIERASLNHLLGIGLRKSLAEKLLEEETRRKIVESFVKKGLLASFPEGTGYKSLLRLFGLSSTFSRAYFDGRVTVDVKRILRLPSSLHSKVGLITTYIGSSERKLERFNPFRDAVPKFRKKEVEEAYREWLEEHGQ
- a CDS encoding DMT family transporter is translated as MRGKAEIVASMLIWGSVGIFSRLSGLSGLGVAFARVSLGSMVLLPALLFRGKLKKAFETLMERKLSALLLGLVLALNWVFLFTAFNRTTIANAVLVYYLSPVMATLMSWRFLGESIGRRWMLIGMAFTGFLIIALGNGFDVGSKDFQGVILALIAGFFYAMIPNLGRAMRDVDGEVLTFLQLALASLFLLPFVLFLPVGKPVPWAVAILVLVHTVLALYIYMDGLKKVEVNEVALLSYLDPLSAVVYAFLVFGEVPTLETAIGGALILLASAMDVVLARGP